The nucleotide window cctaggaataaacctcaccaaggaggtgaaagacctgtactcagaaaacttcacaacactgaagaaagaaattaaggaagacacaaataaatggaagcatgtaccgtgttcatggattggaacaattaacatcatcaaagtgtccttactacccaaagcaatttatagatgcAGCACAATtgctattaaaacaccaatgacatatttcacaggtatagaacaaacatttcaaaaatttgtatggaaccataaacaacctcaaattgccacagcaattttgagaaagaacaaagaaggagggatcacaatacctgatatgaaattgtattacaaggccaagttaatcaaaacagtctggtactggtataagaactgacacatagtccagtggaacagaacagagagcccagatatggtcaattaatattcaacaaaggggaggaagcataaaatggagtaaaaatagcctcttcaacaaatggtgttgggagatctggacagcctcatgcaaaaaacaaacaaacaaacaaaaaccaaaaaactcgatcatcatacacaaaaataacttACTAACTTacatcatacagaaaaataaattcacggtggataaaagacttatatatATGTCAtagcaccataaaagtcctagaggagaacatgggcaggaaaatttcagacattctatgcagcaacattttcactgatatgtcccctagagccagggacataaaagaacaaataatcaaatgggacttcatcaaaataaaagccttctacacagctaaaggaaacaacattaaaaatgaaaagagaaccaactgtatgggaagttatatttgcaaatgatacctcagacaagggtttgatctctaaaatatataaagaactcacacaactccactccaggaagggaaaaaaaaaaaacaatcaaaaatgggcaaaggacctgaacagacatttctccaaggaggacatacagacatatagagacatatgaaaagctgttcagcatcactagccatcaaagagatgcaagtTTAACCATAatatgacataccacttcacactggtcagaatggccatcattactaaatcaacaaacaacaaaggttggagaggatatggagaaaaggaaaccctagtgcactgttggtgggaatgcagactagtgcagccactgtggaaaacagtatggaatttcctcagaaaaccaaaaatgaaactgccttttgacccagcgatacCACTattgggattgtaccctaagaatcctgaaaccccaattcaaaagaatctatgcacctcaaaattcacagcagcacaatttataatagcccaatgctggaagcaacctaagttcccatcagtaaatgaatggatcaaaaattatGATACACTTTACACGATGGAGTGCTatgcaacagaataaaaaaaagaaagaaacaagtatctcctaccctttgcaacagcatggaaggaactggagggtattatgctaaatgaaataagccagtgggtgaaagacaaataccctgtgatctcacctataagtggaacctaatcaataaaacaaacaagcaagcaaaatacaaccagagacactacaataaagaagaaactgacagtaaccagagaggaagggggagagggaaaatggaggaaaataggggaagggtcatcaaggaacatgtataaagtacacatagacaaagccaaagggggtgggctCAAGGGTGAGAGGCAGGCATGTGAGGGGaagggggcatggtggggtgaaaatggagacaactgtacttgaacaacaacgaAGAAAAGGCTCAAGTAGAGGGATTCACTTTGGACAAGTTGCGTAGTTCCTTCCTCTCAGATGGGAGAACAGGAGGAATGGATGGGTGAAAACAGACATATGCCATCAGGTGCTGAAGGGAATTTATAGTAAGTCCATAAGAATGACTTTTAACTTATGAACATAGGATGTGATGAGATCAACTAAAGAACAGGGAGGGTTTGTCACTGATGCAGCGGGGTATGTAATGAGAATTTGAGATTAAAAGAATTGCCAGAGCAATGATGAGATCCTTTCTGAGTCCTAAAAGCCTGAACTTGTAGtggaaataattaattaaatgcaCTATGTAACTTTCGACAGGAGGGCTCAGTAGCCCCCAGAGACTCACGTTTGGGGATTAGCAAATTCGGATCCCTTAGGACAACGGGACCTAAGGGATTAGCATGAattgttttaaactaaaaaacaGCATTCATTTTGCCGCAGCAATATAAGATGATTTAAGATTGAAGCTTAAAATACCTATAGTGTGGATCCCATGTTCCTTCCCATTGATGTTCTTACCTACAGATACACTAGGATATTTTagtatttcagtcttttaaaaattatttcacctCCTTTACAGAAGAGGTACCAAATCCACTAGAcagaagaaccaaaaaaaaaaggaacaatctTGAAAAGTTCCCAATGTAttttcctgaaaagaaaaatactacagGAATCATCTTTGTTCATACTTGTAATAAAGAGGTGGGGCCTTCCCTCTGGGAAAAAATTCAGGTCTGGCCTTGAAATGTCCACAATGGAATGTAAACTTTGCCTCCCTTCTGGGTGGTATCAAGGGCTTACAGCTGAAATTGCAGCCAATTAGAGAGATCATGGAATCTAAGTGCTGCCACACTTGTTAGATGCCCAGCTCTCATGTGGCATCTGTCTAAAGCTCATTTCATAACCAGATATTTGAAAGAGTCTGATGGACATGCAGGCTATCCAGTCATCTAGATTCTCCAAGACATGCCTCTGCACTGGTAAACCATCAAAAAGCAAAGTAAACAGACTTGTTCTTCTGGTGCCTTATAGAAATACCTTTGCTGAATAAAAGTTAATGTGtgggacttttggccaagatggaggcataggtagatgcactgtgcctcctcgcacaaccaaattagggacaacaaaaatttagaaacaaacaaacaaacaaacaaaacaaccagaactgagagaaaattgaactgtacagaagtccaacaaccgagTTAGACACATTCATGTCTAACACAAGTCTGGTAGGGGGGGCAGTGTTGGGCGCTGGGCAAAGAGGGGTCGCAGCAAAGTCTTGCGGACCCAGTGCACAAGGCAGTGGCCCAGCACACAAGGCAGAGGCTGATggagtgggcagacccagtgaggcgctcagggcagctggctgacccagcagtcccacattcgcacacaGACAAACCAGGCAAagttggggagcaagacagaccacgcagcccagggcctcagctcagcaggaaataaagcctcaaaataccgattaaaaacacctgtggggggttgaggtgccgggagagatttccagcctcacaggagagtttgttggagagacccacagggtcctacaacatATACAagctcacccacatgggaatcagcaccagaaaggacccgtttgcttgggggaagtggtggaagggactgaaatcagaGAGCGGAGCGCCATAGTTTCCCCTcgcaccctgcccccacaaacagcatcacaacccagggaccTGGGCTGACCCACCCTGGTAAcaacctaaggctccacccctcatgtGTAATAGGTATgacaagaccccccccccccaaaaaaaagcccaaacagaagaacagatcaaagccccagggCAAATTCTtttaagcgatgaagagatagccaacctatcagatacacagttcaaagcactgatgatcaggacactcacagaattggttgaatttggtctcaaatcagatgaaaaaataaaggctatgctaagtgaaataaaggaaaacacacagggaaccaataatgatgggaagaaaactgggactcaaatcaatggagtggaccagaaggaagaaagaaataaccaaacagaaaagaatgaattaacaagaattcaaaaaatcgaggagaggcttaggaacctccaggacatcttgaaacgttccagcACCCaaaaggggtaccagaaggggaagaggaagagcaacaagtggaaaagttatttgaacaaataataaaggagaacctccccaatctggcaaaggaaatagacttccaggaagtccaggaagctcagagagtcccaaagaagttggacccaagaaggaacacaccaaggcatatcagaattacattacccaagattaaaattaaggagataattccagaagcagcaagagataaggagacagttacctacaaaggagttcccatcagactgtcagctgatctctcaaaagaaaccttacaggcaagaaggggctggaaagaagtattccaagtcatgaaaggcaaggacctacatcccagattgctctatccagcaaagcttttatttagaatggaagggcagataaagcacttctctgataaggtcaagttaacgGAGtatatcatcaccaagcccttgttatatgaaatgttaaagggacttatctaagaaaaagaacataaaaaacatgtatggtaaaatgacagcaaactcacaattattaacaaccacacctaaagcaaaaccaaaaaacaaactaaacaaacaactagaacaggagcagaaccacagaatggagatcacatggagggttagcaacaggggagtaggaggtggaggggtgggggaaggtacagagaataagtagcatagatggtaggtagaaaacagacagtggGAAGGctagaatagtatgggaaatgtagaagctaaagaacttctgacacatggacatgaactaaaaggggggaatgtgggtgggagggggtgtgcagggtggaggggaatgaagcggggaaaatggaacaactgtaatagcataacaaataaaattaaattaaaaaaaactaaaaaaaaaaaaaaagaaatgtgtggccctggctgacatggcttagtggactgagtgcaggaatgtgaagcaaagggtcgccagtttgattcccagtcagtgcacatgcctgggtttcgggcctggtccccagtaggggcatgcgataggcaaccacacgttgttttgcttcctctctttctccctccctccccctctctctaaaaataaataaataaaatcctaaaaaaaagttaatgtgtGTTCTGTCTTTATAGAGGGCCTTGAACAGTATTCAAGAATCTTTGGATGATACTCTGCCTGAAGAATTGAATCACTATGTTCCTATCTTTTAGAGAAAACCCTAACCACAAGTTTGTCCTTGAATTTAATCCAGGAAGGCCGTACTGTTTCTGAGTtatcactggaaaataaaaactgtatataCACCGCTTTTCTCATCTCATCAGCAGTCCTAATTCTAGAACCAAATTATACTGCCAAGGGCTGTAAACTACTTATTTGGAAGGCTTAAAAGCCTCCATTCCTTTAGCTTCCTATACATCCCCTACATTCCATTCCATCTTTAAAAGAGGTATACGGAATGACCAAGAATGAGAATTACTAACTTTCAGATGGAGAGTACCTTTGAAGTGAAGGTGGGATGGGATTTCTTCAGCTGGGTGGTAGATCCACAGGTGGCTatgttatcctttttttttttttttaataaaaacaatcacaTAGCATTTATTGTGGTCTGGCAATAACAAAAGGGTACTCAAAACAATATGAATGAATGTTCAAGGACTATGTGCAACAAAGAACACCTAAAAAACACAAACTGTATTGCTCCTcaacaatttttcatttcattagtCATTTCTAGGTGGAGACACTTTGGAGGAGAGTAATATTATCTCCTTTCAGCATGATCCGACCTAGttgttttcttgactttgtttTAGAATGAATCTCTTCTGCATCATCTAATACAAGGTTCATGTATTCATCAAAACCAATGATACAGCCCTCTATCCGCATATTCACTTGCTCATAAAGCCACACCTGAATCCGAAATCTATTTTGCAAGTATCTGAAGATAAGATTGATGGGCTGCACCATCACCTTCTGCACTTTCTGGCCCTGGCCACGATACACCATGGTAGAAGCTCTGTTATCCTTTATAAACtgtcttaaatatttcaaaataatttttcaaagtgtGTGTGCGTGGTAGGGTGGTGAATGACATTCTAGGTGGAGAAAATGTACTGAAGGAAAGTCCAGAGGGGAGAAAGCATAGGGCTTGATTAGGGAACATGCTTGATTAAGAGTGTGGGGTGGAGTTCAAAGATCTGCTAGAGGTGGAATATAGAGGgtagagagaggagtggggaatGGAAGGCAATGAAGCTGTATACACATTACATGGTATGACATATCAGATGTGTACTTTAGGAAAGGAAGTCAGGTTACAGCATGGTATGATGAATTACGGTAGTTGAGTTAGACGTGGGTTACAGAAGACTATTTGGCTAAGGAATCTGCAACGAGGGGGGGAAATCATCCAATGAGAGTTTCTGAGGGGAGACAAACGATGGTGgcagagtaagtagaagctacactaaccttctcccaggagtaagtagaagctacactaactaaattatagaaaaatcatcctgaataaccaaatgAACACTAGCaggagagaagctttataaccaaggacagacagagagTTACTGAGCCAGTGGTATGATAAGATAATGAGAATGTCTTAGGGAGCTAGCAAGAATGGAGTGGGAGAAGTTACTACAATGGCCTGGGATATAGGGGCTGGTGATGAGACCTTGGACAGGGGTGGGGTAAAAGGACTAGAAAGAACTGAGAAAATGTGAAGACTGCAGAAAAAGTTAGAGAGGTGACTCTAAGGGCAACTAGAAGATAAGTAGCCCCATCAAGAGAAACAAGAAGGCCAAAAGAAGGAACTGGGAAGGGAGAAAGCTGAAGAATTTCAGTTTGGCCATGTGCCTGGGCTGCCAGGTGGAAAGTCAAGGGATCTCCAGCAAGTAGTAAGAAATGAGAAATTGGGGACAGAAGATCAGTACTAGAAAACAAATCCAagagtggggtgaggggtgggggaggactaGGGAATGTACTAGGTAGCAGTGTCTCTTTGCCTGTCAGCTGTTGTCACATGGGATAAGAATGTGTGGGAAAAGGGTTGGTAAATTCAAGGAGCTTTGTTAACATGTGGTGTTAGGTGTATACAGAGAAGTGAATGAAACCAGGGAGTAGATGAAGCCATGGGACAAAGTCTGAATAGGGAGAAGTTGTGCTGAGGACTGGGAGCTGGCAAATCTTCTACCAGAAGGTAGAAAGAAGAGCCAGAGAGACAAATCAGACTGGCATCACCACATAATCTGTTCTACCTAGGCTCCAAGTACCTCCTAATGGCCACCCTCCACAGTCTcagttcattctttttgtttgtttgctatttaAACCCTGCAACATTTCACACCATGCTTCACTCTCTTACttcttgagatttttctcttctacCAGCTCCCACCAAAGCCTTCTCTCagattttctattgctgcttctttcttttctccagtgGCTCTTCTCTCCACATCACGGAAAAATGTTCATGTCCCAGAGGGATCT belongs to Phyllostomus discolor isolate MPI-MPIP mPhyDis1 chromosome X, mPhyDis1.pri.v3, whole genome shotgun sequence and includes:
- the LOC114504678 gene encoding small nuclear ribonucleoprotein E-like; this encodes MVYRGQGQKVQKVMVQPINLIFRYLQNRFRIQVWLYEQVNMRIEGCIIGFDEYMNLVLDDAEEIHSKTKSRKQLGRIMLKGDNITLLQSVST